Part of the Carnobacterium pleistocenium FTR1 genome is shown below.
GAAGAGTTTTGTTTGATTCTAAATAACTTTCCTTTTGTTAAACAACAACAATTGGCTGAAAAAATTAGAATGAGTGTAGCAGAGCAATCATTTCTATTAGAAAACGGCAATAGTATTCAAATAACGATTTCAATTGGTTTTGCAGCATCTGTTAAAAATAAAGACATGAAAAAATTATTCCGCCTAGCAGATCGCTGTTTGTATATGGCGAAAAATCAAGGTAGAAATAAAGTAATCGGTAAGATGTTAGAAAACGAGTAAGATATGTGTGAAGGCAATTGGTCCTCTAGTGTGAGCTATACGAACTGGAGCTCGATTGATGAACTCAAACGGAAAAAGACTTTGAGTTGTATGAACTGGAGCTCGATTGATGAACTCAAACGGAAAACGAATTTGAGTTGTATGAACTGGCACTTGTTTGATGAACTCAAACGGAAAACGAATTTGAGTTGCATGAACTGACACTTGTTTGATGAACTCAAACGAAAAATGACTTTGAGTTGCACGAACTGAGGCTTGTTTGATGAACTCAAACAGAAAATGACTTTGAGCTGTACGAACTGAGGCTGGTTACATTTCAAACTGTCAGATTGTCCTATGCTCTAAATATCTTGGCCAATAATCTATCGCAAAACGGTACCTAACAAGCTCACTTGTTAGGTACCGTTTTTTTTATAGTATAAACAATTTAAAAAAATAGGCTGCTAAAATCCAAATTAATGGAATCACTAGCAGCCTAAACTATTTTAAGTTGGGACATTCTCGTCTTATATTAAAAAGAATATTAAACAGTATACAAAGCAGCAATTTGTTCTTTAACAGACTTATTATCTAAGAAATCATCATAAGTTGTTTCAGCACGATCAACTACTCCATTTGGAGAAATTTCGATAATACGGTTTGCAATTGTTTGGATGAATTGGTGGTCATGTGATCCAAACAAGATTGAGCCTTTAAAAGCAATCAAACCGTCATTTAGAGCTGTAATAGATTCTAAATCCAAGTGATTTGTTGGGTCATCCATTACTAAAACATTTGATTTACTCAACATCATTTTAGATAACATACAACGAACTTTTTCTCCACCGGAAAGGACAGATACTTCTTTTAAAACATCTTCTCCAGAAAATAACATACGCCCTAAGAAACTACGTAAGAAGGTATTGTCATTTTCTTCAGCAGCAGCGAATTGGCGTAACCAATCAACAACAGTCAACTTTTCATTAGTAAATTCGTCAGTAGTGTCTTTTGGCAAATAAGATTGAGAAGTTGTTACTCCCCATTTGAATGTACCTGCATCAGGTTCCATTTCGCCCATCAATATTTTAAATAAAACAGTAATGGCAATATCATTTTTACTGGTAAAGGCAACTTTGTCATCTTTGCCCATTGTAAAAGTAATATTATCTAATATTTTTTTTCCATCAATTGTTTTAGAAATATTTTCAACACGCAACAAGTCATTTCCAATTTCACGATCAGGAGTAAATCCAACGAATGGGTAACGACGAGAAGAAGGCTGAATGTCATCTAACGTAATTTTTTCTAGCGTTTTTTTACGAGAAGTCGCTTGTTTTGATTTAGATGCATTTGCACTAAATCGAGCAACAAAGGCTTGTAGTTCTTTAATTTTTTCTTCTTTTTTAGCATTTACATTGCCTTGTAACTTGGCAGCTAATTGGCTTGATTCCAACCAGAAATCATAATTCCCAACATATAACTTGATTTTACTAAAATCAACGTCAGCCATATGCGTACAGACTTTGTTCAAGAAGTGACGGTCATGCGAAACAACGATAACGGTATTAGGGAAATCAATCAAGAATTCTTCTAACCATTCAATGGATTGAGTATCTAAACCATTGGTCGGTTCATCCAGTAAAAGGACATCAGGTTTACCAAATAAAGCTTGTGCTAGCAATACTTTTACTTTTAATCCTTCTGGTAACTCGCTCATTTTTTTGTCATAAACATCTTCTGTAATACCTAATCCTTGCAACATAACAGCTGCTTGAGGTTCAGCTTCCCAACCATCTAATTCAGCAAATTCGCCTTCTAATTCAGCTGCTAAGATACCATCAGCATCAGTGAAATCTTCTTTCATATAAACAGCATCTTTTTCTTTCATGATTTCGTATAAACGTTTGTGGCCCATGATAACTGTTTCTAAAACGGTGAAATCTTCAAAACCATAGTGATTTTGACTTAAGGTTGTCAAACGTTCATCGGGACCCATCGAAACATTACCGGTTGAAGGTTGAATTTCGCCAGCTAATATTTTCAAGAAAGTTGACTTACCTGCACCATTTGCACCAATAAGACCATAACAATTGCCTGGAATGAATTTTATATTTACGTCATCGAACAATTTTCTATCTGAAAATTGTAAACTTACATTAGTTACTGTAATCATTTAATTTATTTACCCCTATTCTTTGTATATATATCTTGACTATTTTAGCACAAAAAATCATTAAATGCGATGCTAGGGATTTATTTCTTATCAAATTGATAACATTTTATTGTAAAAAGTCAAGAAGTAGTATTCATTTATTGAACTCATTCGTAAAAATAAAAAAAAAGCGCGCTTAGATTTTGATTTAAGCATGCTTTTAACGATTAAT
Proteins encoded:
- a CDS encoding ABC-F family ATP-binding cassette domain-containing protein, which translates into the protein MITVTNVSLQFSDRKLFDDVNIKFIPGNCYGLIGANGAGKSTFLKILAGEIQPSTGNVSMGPDERLTTLSQNHYGFEDFTVLETVIMGHKRLYEIMKEKDAVYMKEDFTDADGILAAELEGEFAELDGWEAEPQAAVMLQGLGITEDVYDKKMSELPEGLKVKVLLAQALFGKPDVLLLDEPTNGLDTQSIEWLEEFLIDFPNTVIVVSHDRHFLNKVCTHMADVDFSKIKLYVGNYDFWLESSQLAAKLQGNVNAKKEEKIKELQAFVARFSANASKSKQATSRKKTLEKITLDDIQPSSRRYPFVGFTPDREIGNDLLRVENISKTIDGKKILDNITFTMGKDDKVAFTSKNDIAITVLFKILMGEMEPDAGTFKWGVTTSQSYLPKDTTDEFTNEKLTVVDWLRQFAAAEENDNTFLRSFLGRMLFSGEDVLKEVSVLSGGEKVRCMLSKMMLSKSNVLVMDDPTNHLDLESITALNDGLIAFKGSILFGSHDHQFIQTIANRIIEISPNGVVDRAETTYDDFLDNKSVKEQIAALYTV